A stretch of the Lolium perenne isolate Kyuss_39 chromosome 3, Kyuss_2.0, whole genome shotgun sequence genome encodes the following:
- the LOC127343143 gene encoding phospholipase A1-II 1 isoform X1 encodes MSSLRGFGNIARKWRELNGVNHWKGLLDPLDVDLRKNIINYGELSQAAYTGLNRERRSRYAGSCLFRRKDFLSRVDVSNPNLYEITKFIYAMCTVSLPDGFMVKSLSKAAWSKQSNWIGFVAVATDEGKEVLGRRDVVVAWRGTIRMLEWMDDLDISLAPASEIVCPGSVDDPRVHGGWLSVYTSTDPGSQYNKQSARCQVLNEIRRLQEVYKQEETSITITGHSLGAALATISATDIVSNGYNNSCPVSAFVFGSPRVGNSDFQKAFDTAEDLRLLRVRNSPDVVPNWPKLGYSDCGTELMIDTGESPYIKTPGNPLTWHDMECYMHGVAGTQGSNGGFELEVDRDIALVNKHEDALKHEYSIPSSWWVVENKGMVKGKDGRWHLADHEDDD; translated from the exons ATGAGTTCTCTAAGAGGGTTTGGAAATATTGCCAGAAAATGGAGAGAACTCAACGGTGTGAATCACTGGAAGGGGCTACTTGATCCTCTTGACGTCGACCTCCGGAAGAATATCATCAACTACGGTGAGCTCTCACAGGCAGCCTACACTGGGCTCAACAGAGAGAGAAGATCAAGGTACGCTGGGTCTTGCCTCTTCAGACGCAAGGACTTCCTCAGCAGGGTAGATGTATCGAACCCTAATCTATATGAGATTACAAAGTTCATATATGCAATGTGTACGGTCAGCTTGCCTGATGGGTTCATGGTGAAGTCATTGTCAAAGGCTGCATGGAGCAAGCAGTCAAATTGGATAGGGTTTGTTGCTGTGGCCACCGATGAGGGTAAGGAAGTGCTTGGGAGGCGGGATGTTGTGGTGGCATGGCGAGGGACAATACGGATGCTAGAATGGATGGATGACCTTGATATTTCCTTGGCGCCTGCTTCAGAAATAGTATGTCCAGGCAGTGTTGACGACCCCCGTGTTCATGGAGGGTGGTTGTCTGTTTACACGAGTACTGACCCAGGGTCTCAGTACAACAAACAGAGTGCACGCTGTCAG GTGTTGAACGAGATCAGAAGGTTACAGGAGGTGTACAAGCAAGAGGAGACCAGCATCACCATTACAGGCCACAGCCTTGGGGCTGCTCTTGCCACCATCAGTGCCACTGACATTGTCTCCAATGGCTATAACAACAGCTGCCCGGTCTCGGCCTTCGTGTTTGGTAGCCCCAGAGTGGGCAACTCCGACTTCCAGAAAGCATTTGACACTGCAGAAGACTTAAGGTTGCTCCGTGTTCGGAACTCCCCCGATGTGGTCCCAAACTGGCCAAAGCTAGGATACAGCGATTGCGGCACAGAGCTCATGATCGACACAGGGGAATCACCCTACATCAAGACCCCTGGGAACCCGTTAACATGGCATGACATGGAGTGCTACATGCATGGTGTTGCTGGGACACAGGGGAGCAATGGAGGGTTTGAGTTGGAGGTTGATCGAGACATCGCGTTGGTAAATAAACATGAAGATGCACTGAAGCACGAGTATTCAATTCCATCATCTTGGTGGGTGGTAGAGAACAAAGGTATGGTGAAAGGCAAGGATGGCCGGTGGCATCTGGCCGACCATGAGGATGATGACTGA
- the LOC127343141 gene encoding putative pentatricopeptide repeat-containing protein At5g52630 codes for MAPVGGAAPSCARSLAELLVALSAARALPKGQQLHGHLLKAGHLPAAASSHALLAHHLLTFYARCSLPDFSLRAFLDLPAPPSAAAWSSLISSFAQNGLPAAAFHAFRRMLAAGVPPTDRSIPSAAKAVAAAADSSRPALAPHALHGLASKTPFAADVFVGSALLDMYAKCGNLPDARRLFDEMPERNVVSWSALIGGYADAGMHHASLLTFRSALTHAVQVNDFTVSCIVRVCAAATLFELGAQVHARSTKTALDASPFVGSSLVSLYSKCGLVDCAYRVFSAAAERNLGIWNAVLIASAQHGHTAMAFQRFTEMQTAGFRPNYITFLCLLTACSHAGLVDQGKRYFSLMKKEHGIEPQAEHYAAMVDLLGRVGRIPEALELIESMPMEPPDSVWGALLMACRMFKDADTAAIAAKRLFETGSRSSGAHMLLSSTYAAAGRHVDAALARKAMRDAGVRKETGLSWLEAAGEVHTFVSNCRRHPRSTEIYSLLEKVGAKMEAAGYVADTAAVVKDVDRDEKRATLGYHSERLAIGLGLLIVPEGVPIRVMKNLRVCDDCHNAVKYLSKCTGRVVVLRDNRRFHRFEDGLCSCGDFW; via the coding sequence ATGGCCCCGGTGGGCGGCGCGGCTCCTTCGTGCGCGCGGTCGCTGGCGGAGCTCCTGGTCGCCCTCTCCGCCGCCCGCGCACTCCCCAAAGGGCAGCAGCTCCACGGCCACCTCCTcaaggccggccacctccccgccgccgcctcctcccacgcgcTGCTCGCCCACCACCTCCTCACCTTCTACGCCCGCTGCTCGCTCCCCGACTTCTCCCTCCGCGCCTTCCTCGACCTCCCCGCcccgccctccgccgccgcctggtcctccctcatttcctcctttGCCCAGAACGGCCtccccgccgccgccttccaCGCCTTCCGCCGCATGCTCGCCGCCGGCGTCCCACCCACCGACCGCTCCATCCCCTCCGCCGCcaaggccgtcgccgccgccgccgactccTCGCGCCCCGCGCTCGCCCCGCACGCGCTCCACGGCCTCGCCTCCAAGACGCCCTTCGCCGCCGACGTCTTCGTCGGCTCCGCCCTCCTCGACATGTACGCCAAGTGCGGCAACCTCCCCGACGCCCGCAGgctgttcgacgaaatgccggAACGGAACGTCGTCTCCTGGTCCGCGCTCATCGGCGGCTACGCGGACGCCGGGATGCACCATGCGTCCCTGCTCACCTTCCGCTCCGCCCTCACACACGCCGTGCAGGTCAACGACTTCACCGTCTCCTGCATCGTCCGCGTCTGCGCCGCGGCGACCCTCTTCGAGCTCGGGGCGCAGGTGCACGCCCGGTCCACCAAAACAGCGCTCGACGCGTCGCCGTTCGTCGGCAGCTCCCTCGTCTCCCTCTACTCAAAGTGCGGCCTCGTCGACTGCGCTTACCGGGTGTTCAGCGCGGCGGCCGAGAGAAACCTCGGGATCTGGAACGCGGTGCTTATCGCGTCTGCGCAGCACGGGCACACCGCCATGGCGTTCCAGCGGTTCACGGAGATGCAGACCGCCGGGTTCCGCCCCAACTACATCACCTTCCTGTGCCTGCTCACCGCGTGCAGCCACGCTGGTCTCGTGGACCAGGGCAAGCGCTACTTCTCCCTCATGAAGAAAGAACACGGCATCGAGCCGCAGGCCGAGCATTACGCTGCGATGGTTGACCTGCTTGGCCGCGTAGGACGTATACCTGAAGCGCTGGAGCTTATCGAGTCGATGCCCATGGAACCGCCTGACTCTGTTTGGGGCGCGCTCCTCATGGCGTGCCGCATGTTCAAGGACGCCGACACCGCGGCCATCGCTGCGAAGCGGCTCTTTGAGACTGGCTCCCGCAGCTCTGGCGCGCACATGCTCCTCTCAAGCACGTATGCAGCTGCGGGAAGGCACGTCGACGCGGCGCTCGCAAGGAAGGCCATGCGTGATGCAGGCGTACGGAAGGAGACTGGACTTAGCTGGCTTGAGGCTGCAGGGGAGGTGCATACCTTTGTGTCCAACTGCAGGAGACACCCGAGAAGCACCGAAATCTATAGCTTGCTGGAGAAAGTAGGCGCGAAGATGGAGGCCGCCGGTTATGTGGCAGACACCGCTGCGGTGGTTAAGGATGTGGACAGGGATGAGAAGCGTGCCACGCTGGGGTATCACAGCGAAAGGCTAGCGATAGGGTTGGGGCTTTTGATTGTTCCGGAAGGGGTGCCGATCCGAGTTATGAAGAACTTACGAGTGTGTGATGATTGTCACAATGCAGTTAAGTATCTTAGTAAGTGTACTGGAAGAGTTGTGGTTCTCAGAGATAACCGTCGGTTCCACCGGTTTGAAGATGGCTTGTGCTCTTGTGGGGATTTCTGGTGA
- the LOC127343143 gene encoding phospholipase A1-II 1 isoform X2, whose translation MSSLRGFGNIARKWRELNGVNHWKGLLDPLDVDLRKNIINYGELSQAAYTGLNRERRSSLPDGFMVKSLSKAAWSKQSNWIGFVAVATDEGKEVLGRRDVVVAWRGTIRMLEWMDDLDISLAPASEIVCPGSVDDPRVHGGWLSVYTSTDPGSQYNKQSARCQVLNEIRRLQEVYKQEETSITITGHSLGAALATISATDIVSNGYNNSCPVSAFVFGSPRVGNSDFQKAFDTAEDLRLLRVRNSPDVVPNWPKLGYSDCGTELMIDTGESPYIKTPGNPLTWHDMECYMHGVAGTQGSNGGFELEVDRDIALVNKHEDALKHEYSIPSSWWVVENKGMVKGKDGRWHLADHEDDD comes from the exons ATGAGTTCTCTAAGAGGGTTTGGAAATATTGCCAGAAAATGGAGAGAACTCAACGGTGTGAATCACTGGAAGGGGCTACTTGATCCTCTTGACGTCGACCTCCGGAAGAATATCATCAACTACGGTGAGCTCTCACAGGCAGCCTACACTGGGCTCAACAGAGAGAGAAGATCAAG CTTGCCTGATGGGTTCATGGTGAAGTCATTGTCAAAGGCTGCATGGAGCAAGCAGTCAAATTGGATAGGGTTTGTTGCTGTGGCCACCGATGAGGGTAAGGAAGTGCTTGGGAGGCGGGATGTTGTGGTGGCATGGCGAGGGACAATACGGATGCTAGAATGGATGGATGACCTTGATATTTCCTTGGCGCCTGCTTCAGAAATAGTATGTCCAGGCAGTGTTGACGACCCCCGTGTTCATGGAGGGTGGTTGTCTGTTTACACGAGTACTGACCCAGGGTCTCAGTACAACAAACAGAGTGCACGCTGTCAG GTGTTGAACGAGATCAGAAGGTTACAGGAGGTGTACAAGCAAGAGGAGACCAGCATCACCATTACAGGCCACAGCCTTGGGGCTGCTCTTGCCACCATCAGTGCCACTGACATTGTCTCCAATGGCTATAACAACAGCTGCCCGGTCTCGGCCTTCGTGTTTGGTAGCCCCAGAGTGGGCAACTCCGACTTCCAGAAAGCATTTGACACTGCAGAAGACTTAAGGTTGCTCCGTGTTCGGAACTCCCCCGATGTGGTCCCAAACTGGCCAAAGCTAGGATACAGCGATTGCGGCACAGAGCTCATGATCGACACAGGGGAATCACCCTACATCAAGACCCCTGGGAACCCGTTAACATGGCATGACATGGAGTGCTACATGCATGGTGTTGCTGGGACACAGGGGAGCAATGGAGGGTTTGAGTTGGAGGTTGATCGAGACATCGCGTTGGTAAATAAACATGAAGATGCACTGAAGCACGAGTATTCAATTCCATCATCTTGGTGGGTGGTAGAGAACAAAGGTATGGTGAAAGGCAAGGATGGCCGGTGGCATCTGGCCGACCATGAGGATGATGACTGA
- the LOC127343144 gene encoding phospholipase A1-II 2 has product MFSGNMSGRWRELHGSDRWDGLLDPLDVDLRRLLITYGEMIMATYEAFIAERRSPNAGMCRYRRADLLQRVEVSRPEWYHVTRYIYATASADVHGKVLLRPFCRDGRARECNWMGYVAVATDEGVAALGRRDIVVAWRGTQRALEWVADMKLAFASAAGILGPEGADGSDPSVHRGYLSLYTSSDQCSGLNRQSARMQVLTEIARLMDKYKDEDTSITVVGHSLGATLATLNAVDIAANSYNKPALWSAARSPTPVTAVVFGSPRTGDRDFRDIFHRLPDLRMLRIRNRPDRIPFYPPVGYADIGVEMLIDTRRSPFLKPHGNESQSHDLECHLHGIAGWRGDHGEFKLVVDRDIALVNKFNDCLTDEYPVPVGWKVHHNKNMVKGPEGRWVLEDHEPDYDDGDDSL; this is encoded by the exons ATGTTCTCCGGCAACATGTCCGGCCGGTGGAGGGAGCTGCACGGCAGCGACCGCTGGGACGGCCTGCTCGACCCGCTCGATGTCGACCTCCGGCGTCTCCTCATCACCTACGGCGAGATGATCATGGCCACGTACGAGGCcttcatcgccgagcgccggtccCCGAACGCCGGCATGTGCCGCTACCGGCGAGCCGACCTCCTCCAGCGCGTGGAGGTGTCCCGCCCGGAATGGTACCATGTCACCCGGTACATCTACGCCACGGCCAGCGCCGACGTGCACGGCAAGGTGCTGCTCCGGCCCTTTTGCCGGGACGGGCGCGCGAGAGAATGCAACTGGATGGGCTACGTCGCCGTGGCCACGGACGAGGGCGTGGCCGCCCTCGGCCGTCGGGACATTGTCGTGGCTTGGCGAGGCACGCAGCGGGCCCTGGAGTGGGTGGCCGATATGAAGCTCGCGTTCGCCTCGGCGGCCGGGATCCTCGGCCCGGAAGGCGCCGACGGGTCTGACCCGTCGGTGCACCGCGGGTACCTATCGCTGTACACCTCGTCGGATCAATGCTCGGGGCTCAACAGGCAGAGCGCCAGGATGCAG GTATTGACAGAGATCGCAAGGCTAATGGACAAATACAAGGATGAGGACACCAGCATCACTGTCGTTGGGCACAGCCTGGGCGCCACCCTGGCTACCCTCAACGCCGTCGACATCGCCGCCAACTCCTATAACAAACCCGCCCTGTGGTCGGCGGCCAGGAGCCCGACCCCGGTCACGGCCGTCGTCTTCGGCAGCCCGCGCACGGGCGACCGCGACTTCCGCGACATCTTCCACCGCCTCCCGGACCTCCGGATGCTCCGCATCCGGAACCGGCCTGACCGCATCCCGTTCTACCCGCCCGTGGGCTACGCCGACATCGGCGTGGAGATGCTGATTGACACGCGCCGCTCACCGTTCCTCAAGCCCCACGGCAACGAGTCGCAGTCGCACGACCTCGAGTGCCACCTGCACGGCATCGCCGGGTGGCGGGGGGACCACGGCGAGTTCAAGCTCGTGGTTGACCGGGACATCGCCCTCGTGAACAAGTTCAACGACTGCCTCACCGACGAGTACCCCGTGCCAGTGGGCTGGAAGGTGCACCACAACAAGAACATGGTGAAAGGACCCGAAGGGAGGTGGGTCTTGGAGGACCATGAGCCTGACTACGATGATGGCGACGATAGCTTGTAG